One Hydrogenophaga crassostreae genomic region harbors:
- a CDS encoding LysR family transcriptional regulator — protein sequence MNQDLNYKHLYYFWVTAKEGGMSHAATRLGMAVQTVSAQVRLLEQSLGAALFKPSGRGLALTEAGQAALQVAEQIFHLGEQLHTVVHDASTQASVRLAVGISDGLSKLAVRELLGPVMEEPHLRLLCHEGEFDDLLADLALHRLDVVLSDRPAPANPNLKLYSHALGHSPMGWYAPEALLEQARQKFPHSLHEVPVLLPTAHASVRLRLDQWFEQQGVVPRIVGEFEDSALLTTFGSSGMGVLPASELMREKLSQGYGLTWFAPCEGVQEHFFAIGTARKVQHPLVQRLLSPHVDA from the coding sequence ATGAACCAAGACCTCAACTACAAGCACCTCTACTATTTCTGGGTCACCGCCAAGGAAGGCGGTATGTCCCACGCGGCGACGCGCCTGGGCATGGCGGTGCAGACCGTGAGCGCGCAGGTGCGCCTGCTGGAGCAATCGCTGGGTGCCGCGCTGTTCAAACCCTCAGGGCGCGGCCTGGCCCTGACCGAGGCCGGACAGGCTGCGCTGCAAGTGGCTGAGCAAATCTTTCACCTGGGCGAACAGCTGCACACCGTGGTGCACGACGCCTCCACCCAGGCCAGCGTGCGCCTGGCCGTGGGCATTTCAGACGGTTTGTCCAAACTCGCGGTGCGCGAATTGCTCGGCCCGGTGATGGAAGAACCGCATTTGCGCCTGCTCTGCCACGAAGGCGAGTTCGATGATTTGCTGGCCGACCTTGCCTTGCACCGCCTCGATGTGGTGCTCTCTGACCGCCCGGCCCCGGCCAACCCCAACCTGAAGCTCTACAGCCATGCGCTGGGCCACTCGCCCATGGGCTGGTATGCGCCAGAAGCCTTGCTGGAACAGGCGCGCCAAAAATTTCCCCACAGCCTGCACGAGGTGCCCGTTTTGCTGCCCACGGCCCACGCCTCGGTGCGCCTGCGGCTGGACCAATGGTTCGAGCAGCAAGGCGTGGTGCCCCGCATCGTGGGCGAATTCGAAGACAGCGCCCTGCTCACCACCTTTGGTTCCAGCGGCATGGGCGTTTTGCCGGCATCCGAGCTGATGCGCGAAAAGCTGTCGCAAGGCTACGGGCTGACCTGGTTTGCGCCCTGCGAAGGTGTGCAGGAGCACTTTTTCGCCATCGGCACCGCGCGCAAGGTGCAGCACCCGCTGGTGCAGCGCCTGCTGAGCCCTCACGTCGACGCTTAA
- a CDS encoding tellurite resistance TerB family protein: MRAYPIDSPQAATRLLAMALVADGHLAPCELKTLDRLGASRRLGLSPEGIKSVIDIFCKELMHHQRGVWRGSAGLPIELRTRLLNEVRNPRVRSEVQRMCEAIFQADGQLTEGEADLLEAMACAWRYQPIQGVQTATP; this comes from the coding sequence ATGCGCGCATACCCCATCGACAGCCCACAGGCCGCCACCCGTTTGCTGGCCATGGCGCTGGTCGCCGACGGCCATCTCGCCCCTTGCGAACTCAAGACGCTGGATCGCCTGGGGGCATCCCGGCGGCTGGGTCTGTCACCCGAGGGCATCAAGTCGGTGATCGACATCTTTTGCAAGGAACTGATGCACCACCAGCGTGGCGTCTGGCGGGGATCGGCAGGGCTGCCAATCGAGCTCCGAACCCGTTTGCTCAACGAGGTGCGCAACCCCAGGGTGCGCAGCGAAGTCCAGCGCATGTGTGAGGCCATCTTTCAGGCCGATGGGCAATTGACCGAGGGTGAGGCCGACCTGCTCGAAGCCATGGCCTGCGCCTGGCGCTACCAGCCCATTCAGGGGGTGCAAACAGCAACACCCTGA
- a CDS encoding phasin family protein, producing MNKVFDTIASTQKANLQAAEGLATQAYSGAEKFVELNMAATKAAVTESFTHMQALMGAKDIKDVVELQTAFFKPLAGKSAAYMQHVQTIATDSTSEFTGAVEAKMAEAQKSLGAAVEGLAKNAPAGSEAAVAAFKSAVTASQNAMETAQASMKKANAAAQTQFATASKQAMDLAKKATKA from the coding sequence ATGAACAAAGTATTCGACACCATCGCCTCCACCCAAAAAGCCAACCTGCAAGCCGCTGAAGGCTTGGCCACCCAGGCTTACAGCGGTGCAGAAAAATTCGTTGAACTCAACATGGCCGCCACCAAAGCCGCTGTGACCGAGTCCTTCACCCACATGCAAGCGCTGATGGGCGCCAAAGACATCAAAGATGTCGTGGAACTGCAAACCGCCTTCTTCAAGCCTTTGGCTGGCAAGTCCGCTGCTTACATGCAGCACGTGCAGACCATCGCTACCGACAGCACCTCCGAGTTCACCGGTGCCGTGGAAGCCAAGATGGCCGAAGCCCAGAAGTCGCTCGGCGCTGCCGTTGAAGGCCTGGCCAAAAACGCGCCTGCGGGTTCCGAAGCCGCTGTGGCCGCTTTCAAAAGCGCCGTGACCGCCAGCCAGAACGCCATGGAAACCGCTCAGGCTTCCATGAAAAAAGCCAACGCAGCTGCACAAACCCAGTTCGCTACCGCTTCCAAGCAAGCCATGGACCTGGCCAAGAAAGCCACCAAGGCCTAA
- a CDS encoding SLAC1 anion channel family protein, which translates to MTSPTPLKFLMPGWFSVVMGLCGLSLAWHRASGLLGSMADGIALVAGGLAALVFVVLLVASIVRASRYPAALADDLKHPVRHAFVAAFPVAMLLLAAVGVALFGVHPLLNALWWLGALTQLWATVWVLGHWLAPVSNATSGNTGLWPAVTPVLLIAVVGNVVAPLAGLPLGHETWSAVQMGIGTFFWPIVMGLILVRRIAHSPLPDRILPAWFITLAPPAVIGVVFTLFQAPQAVVLGIWGIAAFQLLWLLPLIKRIASQPFGIAFWGLSFPMAAFATLTLRLAELKVDSGFETLGVLLLAVASVTILWLGFATVRGLREGSLLAPEPIASIQPVAA; encoded by the coding sequence ATGACGTCACCCACCCCACTCAAATTCCTCATGCCCGGCTGGTTCTCGGTGGTCATGGGCCTGTGTGGCCTGTCGCTGGCCTGGCACCGTGCCAGCGGCTTGCTGGGCAGCATGGCCGATGGCATCGCCCTGGTGGCCGGTGGCTTGGCAGCGCTGGTGTTCGTGGTGTTGCTGGTGGCATCCATCGTGCGAGCATCGCGCTACCCCGCGGCGTTGGCCGATGATTTGAAGCACCCCGTTCGCCACGCCTTTGTGGCGGCATTTCCCGTGGCCATGTTGCTGCTCGCGGCCGTCGGCGTGGCCCTGTTTGGGGTCCACCCGCTGCTCAACGCCCTCTGGTGGCTGGGCGCGCTGACGCAGCTGTGGGCCACGGTCTGGGTGTTGGGGCACTGGCTCGCGCCCGTGAGCAATGCCACCTCGGGCAACACGGGCCTGTGGCCAGCGGTCACGCCGGTGCTGCTGATCGCGGTGGTGGGCAATGTGGTCGCGCCTCTGGCGGGACTGCCGCTCGGTCACGAAACCTGGTCGGCGGTGCAGATGGGCATTGGCACGTTTTTCTGGCCCATCGTCATGGGTTTGATCCTGGTTCGCCGCATCGCCCACAGCCCCTTGCCCGACCGCATCTTGCCGGCCTGGTTCATCACCCTGGCGCCCCCTGCGGTGATCGGTGTCGTGTTCACCCTCTTTCAGGCCCCGCAAGCCGTGGTGCTGGGCATCTGGGGCATTGCAGCGTTTCAGTTGCTCTGGTTGTTGCCGCTGATCAAACGCATCGCCAGCCAACCGTTTGGCATCGCGTTCTGGGGCCTGTCGTTCCCGATGGCCGCATTCGCCACACTCACCCTGCGCCTGGCCGAACTGAAGGTGGATTCCGGCTTCGAGACGCTGGGCGTTCTGCTGTTGGCGGTGGCTTCCGTCACCATTCTCTGGCTGGGATTCGCCACCGTGCGGGGCCTGCGCGAAGGTTCGCTGCTCGCTCCTGAGCCCATCGCCAGCATCCAGCCTGTGGCTGCCTGA
- a CDS encoding Bax inhibitor-1/YccA family protein, with product MTPLNKTRTLPSSGAPWGKGEQRSLRTDNPAAAKVLRNTYALLSMTLLFSAGVASAGVAFGWASPGLVVTLAGYFGLLFAVHKLQNSGWAIPAVFALTGFMGYTLGPMLAATLALPGGAQTIVTALGATGATFLALSTYVLTTRKDFSFMGGFLFAGMVVALVLALGAVFFEMPALGLAVSGLVALLSVGLILFETSRIVNGGETNYVMATVGLFVSVFNLFVSLLSLLGVGGND from the coding sequence ATGACCCCGTTGAACAAAACCCGCACCCTGCCCTCGAGCGGCGCCCCATGGGGCAAGGGTGAGCAGCGTTCGCTGCGCACCGACAACCCGGCCGCGGCCAAGGTGCTGCGCAATACCTACGCGCTGTTGTCGATGACGCTGCTGTTCAGTGCCGGTGTGGCGTCTGCAGGCGTTGCCTTTGGCTGGGCTTCTCCTGGTCTGGTAGTGACTTTGGCGGGCTATTTCGGCCTGCTGTTCGCGGTGCACAAGCTGCAAAACAGCGGCTGGGCCATTCCCGCGGTGTTCGCCCTCACCGGTTTCATGGGCTATACCCTGGGCCCCATGCTGGCGGCCACGCTGGCCCTGCCCGGCGGAGCGCAAACCATCGTCACCGCGTTGGGTGCAACGGGTGCCACCTTCCTCGCCTTGTCGACCTATGTTCTGACCACCCGCAAAGATTTCAGCTTCATGGGCGGCTTTCTGTTTGCCGGCATGGTGGTTGCACTGGTGCTGGCCCTGGGCGCGGTCTTTTTTGAGATGCCGGCCCTGGGCCTGGCGGTTTCCGGCCTGGTGGCGCTGCTGTCGGTGGGCCTGATCCTGTTTGAGACCAGCCGTATCGTCAATGGCGGCGAGACCAATTACGTGATGGCCACCGTGGGCCTGTTTGTGTCGGTCTTCAATCTGTTTGTGAGTCTGCTCAGCTTGCTGGGTGTGGGCGGCAACGATTGA
- a CDS encoding AraC family transcriptional regulator, protein MPILRPKLEIPLSSPDLPTPVMFRSAVAPPDGLYPHHQHAWGEFVYSFSGVMEVKLAHHHYLAPPQYGLWLPPQVEHVGLNRQASHHCSFYVSPSLCGRMPQAPCALTVSPLMRALLEHLRDQPPALSPSEEAQRLMLVLLDQLAQAPCTSSYLPNSQDALLEPVLSALEADPGDNRTVAEFARHVNTTERTLARRCERDLGMSLVEWRQRLRVVRALPLLQAGQKVEAIAFDMGYGSASAFIAMFKRLMGATPDEFRKGAATPQSTAMD, encoded by the coding sequence ATGCCCATCCTGCGCCCGAAACTGGAGATACCGCTCTCCAGTCCCGATTTGCCGACGCCAGTGATGTTTCGCAGCGCCGTGGCGCCACCCGATGGCCTGTATCCGCATCACCAGCATGCCTGGGGCGAGTTTGTGTACTCGTTCAGCGGCGTGATGGAGGTCAAGCTGGCACATCACCACTACCTCGCGCCGCCGCAATACGGCCTGTGGCTGCCGCCTCAAGTGGAGCATGTGGGCCTGAACCGGCAAGCGTCGCACCATTGTTCGTTTTATGTTTCTCCCTCGCTGTGTGGTCGCATGCCCCAAGCGCCGTGTGCGCTGACCGTCAGCCCGCTGATGCGCGCACTGCTGGAGCACTTGAGGGACCAACCCCCGGCCTTGTCGCCGAGCGAAGAAGCGCAGCGCCTGATGTTGGTGTTGCTGGACCAGCTCGCCCAGGCGCCTTGCACCAGCAGCTATTTGCCCAACTCCCAGGACGCGCTGCTCGAGCCCGTGTTGAGCGCGCTCGAAGCCGACCCGGGCGACAACCGAACGGTCGCCGAGTTCGCCCGGCACGTCAACACCACCGAGCGCACCTTGGCGCGGCGCTGCGAGCGGGATCTGGGCATGAGCCTGGTGGAGTGGCGGCAGCGGCTGCGCGTCGTTCGGGCGCTGCCTTTGTTGCAAGCCGGCCAGAAGGTGGAGGCCATTGCTTTCGATATGGGCTATGGCAGTGCCTCGGCCTTCATCGCCATGTTCAAGCGGCTGATGGGCGCGACGCCCGATGAATTCCGCAAAGGCGCGGCGACCCCGCAATCGACGGCAATGGATTGA
- a CDS encoding DMT family transporter, translating into MNTRKSLDGTAISLMLVLCLIWALQQIVLKHTADDISPMFQIALRSGVAAMLLALFMRWRGERMSFSDGTAGPGVLAATLFALEFCLVGEGLRHTSAAHMVVFLYTAPIFAALGLHFTRPEERLAPLQWLGIVLAFGGLAIAFFTRQQGTGPAPGNVLWGDFLGLLAGAFWGATTVVVRTSRLSHAPASQTLMYQLLGAFAILTVFSMLTGQAHFNPTPTVWASLAFHSIGVAFLSFLLWFWLLRQYMASRLGVFSFLTPLFGILLGAWLLDERIEPSFLMGSIPVLMGIVLVSGHGWISATLAKLARKRRPAA; encoded by the coding sequence ATGAACACCCGCAAATCCCTTGACGGCACCGCCATCAGCCTGATGCTGGTGCTGTGCCTGATCTGGGCGCTGCAACAGATCGTGCTCAAGCACACCGCCGACGACATCTCGCCCATGTTCCAGATCGCCTTGCGCTCTGGCGTGGCGGCGATGCTGCTGGCCCTGTTCATGCGCTGGCGCGGGGAACGCATGTCGTTCAGCGACGGCACGGCCGGGCCGGGCGTGCTCGCTGCCACCCTGTTCGCGCTGGAATTCTGTCTGGTCGGCGAAGGCCTGCGCCACACCAGCGCCGCCCACATGGTGGTATTCCTTTACACCGCGCCCATCTTTGCCGCACTGGGACTGCATTTCACGCGCCCCGAAGAACGGCTGGCGCCGCTGCAGTGGCTGGGCATCGTCCTCGCTTTTGGTGGCCTCGCCATCGCGTTTTTCACGCGCCAGCAGGGCACCGGGCCTGCGCCCGGCAACGTGTTGTGGGGCGATTTCCTGGGCCTGTTGGCCGGCGCCTTCTGGGGCGCCACCACGGTGGTGGTTCGCACCTCCCGCCTCTCGCATGCACCCGCTTCGCAAACGCTGATGTACCAGTTGCTGGGTGCTTTCGCCATATTGACCGTGTTCTCCATGCTCACCGGCCAGGCCCACTTCAACCCCACACCAACGGTGTGGGCCAGCCTGGCGTTTCACTCCATCGGCGTGGCGTTCCTGAGCTTTCTGCTCTGGTTCTGGCTGTTGCGCCAGTACATGGCCTCGCGCCTGGGCGTGTTCTCGTTCCTCACACCGCTGTTCGGCATCTTGCTCGGCGCCTGGCTGCTCGATGAGCGCATTGAACCGAGCTTCTTGATGGGTTCGATCCCGGTGTTGATGGGCATCGTGCTGGTCAGCGGCCATGGCTGGATCTCGGCCACCCTCGCCAAGCTCGCGCGCAAGCGGCGCCCGGCAGCCTGA
- a CDS encoding sulfite exporter TauE/SafE family protein: MDALFNPALLACAAFAAGVLNAIAGGGSFLTFPALVFTGVPPIVANATSALAVSPGYLGSTLGFKAELREMAPKRLWREMAICAVGGVAGALLLLVTPAHLFAGIVPWLLLFATLLFAAGPSIARWARGHSTASASNEPRWRDVALLAVAIYGGYFNGGLGILLMALYSVAGETRLNVVNALKNLNSLVLSWLSVAAFVVAGAIAWREGLIMMVAATAGGFLGARWSKRLPARWVRLGVIATGLVMTAVFFARLD; the protein is encoded by the coding sequence ATGGACGCCCTCTTCAACCCCGCGCTCCTGGCTTGCGCTGCTTTTGCAGCGGGCGTGCTCAATGCCATCGCTGGTGGCGGCAGCTTTCTCACCTTCCCTGCGCTGGTCTTTACCGGTGTGCCCCCCATCGTGGCCAACGCCACCAGCGCACTGGCGGTGAGCCCCGGCTATCTCGGCAGCACGCTGGGCTTCAAAGCCGAGCTGCGCGAAATGGCCCCGAAGCGGTTGTGGCGCGAGATGGCAATCTGCGCGGTCGGTGGCGTGGCCGGGGCATTGCTGCTGCTGGTCACCCCGGCCCATCTGTTTGCCGGCATCGTGCCCTGGCTGCTGCTGTTTGCCACGCTGCTGTTCGCCGCCGGGCCCTCGATCGCCCGCTGGGCCCGTGGGCACTCGACGGCCTCGGCCAGCAACGAGCCCCGCTGGCGCGACGTGGCCCTGCTGGCGGTGGCCATTTACGGCGGCTACTTCAACGGTGGGTTGGGGATTCTGTTGATGGCGCTGTACAGCGTGGCGGGGGAAACCCGCCTCAATGTGGTCAACGCGCTCAAAAATCTCAACTCCCTGGTGTTGTCGTGGCTGTCGGTGGCGGCATTTGTGGTCGCTGGCGCCATCGCCTGGCGCGAGGGGCTGATCATGATGGTGGCGGCCACTGCGGGCGGTTTTCTGGGTGCACGGTGGTCCAAACGCCTGCCGGCGAGGTGGGTGCGACTGGGGGTCATCGCCACCGGCCTGGTGATGACCGCGGTGTTTTTCGCCCGACTGGACTAG
- a CDS encoding YgaP family membrane protein, translated as MTVERYIRILAGTFIMLSLALGIEGSPIFVSQWFLAFTAFVGFNLFQSGFTGFCGPGIILRKLGVPEGNGACNR; from the coding sequence ATGACCGTCGAACGCTATATCCGCATCCTGGCCGGCACCTTCATCATGCTGTCGCTGGCATTGGGCATCGAAGGCAGCCCGATTTTTGTGAGCCAGTGGTTTCTGGCCTTTACCGCCTTTGTCGGTTTCAACCTGTTCCAATCCGGCTTCACCGGTTTCTGTGGCCCGGGCATCATTCTGAGAAAACTGGGCGTGCCCGAAGGCAACGGCGCCTGCAACCGCTGA
- a CDS encoding nuclear transport factor 2 family protein: MTHPTLTEWHATAQARDPQRLNALLADEAVFWSPVVHSPQVGKVVTFQYLNAAFHVFFNETFRYVREVSDEEGAVLEFQVEIDGISVNGVDMIRWNAAGKITEFKVMLRPLKAVNLIHQKMGAMLQAHAPRGAL, translated from the coding sequence ATGACCCATCCCACCCTCACCGAATGGCACGCCACCGCCCAGGCGCGCGACCCCCAACGTTTGAACGCGCTGCTGGCCGATGAAGCGGTGTTCTGGTCCCCGGTGGTGCACTCGCCCCAAGTCGGCAAAGTGGTCACCTTCCAGTACCTGAACGCCGCGTTCCACGTGTTCTTCAATGAGACCTTTCGCTACGTTCGCGAAGTGAGCGATGAGGAGGGCGCCGTGCTGGAATTTCAGGTCGAGATCGATGGCATTTCCGTCAATGGCGTGGACATGATCCGCTGGAATGCGGCGGGAAAGATCACCGAGTTCAAGGTCATGTTGCGGCCCCTGAAGGCCGTGAACCTGATTCACCAGAAAATGGGCGCCATGCTGCAAGCCCACGCGCCACGCGGGGCGCTGTAA
- a CDS encoding metal-sensing transcriptional repressor produces the protein MAAPACSAPSDRLSETRKADLLHRLRRAEGQVRGLQKLLANDADCTKIAQQLLATRHALDSTYVRLSLSVSEQELAQADGGAGSVSEVFDRLQQRLGRSL, from the coding sequence TTGGCTGCGCCCGCTTGCTCCGCGCCCTCAGACCGCCTGAGCGAGACGCGCAAGGCCGATTTGCTGCACCGCTTGCGCCGCGCAGAGGGTCAGGTGCGTGGCTTGCAAAAGCTGCTGGCCAACGACGCCGACTGCACCAAGATCGCCCAGCAGCTGCTTGCCACGCGGCATGCGCTGGACAGCACCTATGTTCGGTTGAGCCTCTCCGTCAGCGAGCAGGAACTCGCACAAGCCGATGGCGGGGCGGGTTCGGTGAGCGAGGTATTCGACCGGCTCCAGCAACGCCTGGGGCGATCCCTCTAG
- a CDS encoding cupin domain-containing protein, protein MLIHADLSQRATVQHTDLPWVDAPVAGIQRRMLERNGGEVARVTSVVRYAPGSQFPSHAHGLGEEIFVLDGELTDEQGSYGPGTYLKNPPGSSHAPGSVDGCTLFVKLRHLLPNDSERVVIDTTQAAWYPGLVPGLTVMPLSEFETEHTALVRWAPGTRFNPHRHFGGEEILVIDGVFEDEHGRYPAGSWLRSPHLSQHQPFSTEGCTILVKTGHLLREAD, encoded by the coding sequence ATGCTGATCCACGCGGACCTGTCCCAACGCGCCACTGTGCAACACACCGATCTGCCCTGGGTCGATGCGCCGGTGGCGGGCATTCAGCGGCGCATGCTGGAGCGCAATGGCGGCGAAGTCGCTCGGGTCACCTCGGTGGTCAGGTATGCGCCGGGCTCGCAGTTTCCCAGCCATGCCCATGGCCTGGGCGAAGAGATCTTCGTGCTGGATGGCGAGCTGACCGATGAGCAGGGCAGCTACGGCCCCGGCACCTACCTCAAGAACCCGCCCGGCTCATCGCATGCGCCGGGCAGCGTCGACGGCTGCACCCTGTTTGTGAAGCTGCGCCACCTGCTGCCGAACGACAGCGAGCGGGTGGTGATCGACACCACGCAGGCGGCCTGGTACCCGGGTCTGGTACCGGGCCTGACCGTGATGCCGCTGTCCGAATTCGAGACCGAGCACACGGCGCTGGTGCGCTGGGCGCCGGGCACCCGCTTCAACCCGCACCGGCATTTCGGCGGCGAAGAAATTCTGGTGATCGATGGGGTGTTCGAGGATGAGCACGGGCGCTACCCGGCGGGCAGCTGGTTGCGCAGCCCGCACCTGAGCCAGCATCAGCCGTTCAGCACCGAAGGCTGCACCATCCTCGTCAAGACCGGGCACCTGCTGCGCGAAGCGGATTAA
- a CDS encoding GlcG/HbpS family heme-binding protein — MRMRQFLLAAGLSVALPAMAQTVAPGTFQIKALTPETALIAAQAAMASCRAQGYQVAVAVVDRSGLAQVFLRDRFAGAHTFDVAINKAWTAASFRTATLELANESQPGKPMSGIRSTPRMLAVGGGLVIEGGGSIFGGIGVSGAPGGEADDACARAGIKAIADKIEF; from the coding sequence ATGCGCATGCGTCAATTCCTTTTGGCTGCCGGGCTGTCTGTCGCTTTGCCCGCCATGGCCCAGACGGTGGCACCAGGCACTTTCCAGATCAAAGCCCTGACCCCCGAAACCGCGTTGATCGCCGCACAAGCCGCGATGGCCTCTTGCCGGGCGCAGGGCTACCAGGTGGCAGTGGCCGTGGTGGACAGGTCTGGACTGGCTCAGGTGTTCCTGCGTGACCGCTTTGCTGGCGCGCACACCTTCGATGTGGCGATCAACAAAGCCTGGACGGCGGCGAGCTTTCGCACCGCCACGCTGGAGCTGGCCAATGAGTCGCAGCCCGGAAAACCCATGAGCGGCATTCGCAGCACACCGCGCATGCTGGCGGTGGGCGGCGGTCTGGTGATCGAGGGCGGTGGCTCGATCTTTGGGGGCATTGGCGTCTCGGGTGCCCCGGGCGGTGAGGCCGACGATGCCTGCGCCCGCGCTGGCATCAAGGCGATTGCCGACAAAATCGAGTTCTGA
- a CDS encoding LysR family transcriptional regulator: MSHLNWDDVRHAMAVGEAGSLAGAARTLGVNHTTVLRRLDALEAQLGARLFDRQRSGYQPTEAGQALLEQGRYMALRADEIERHVLGRDRALAGPLRLTTAFVVMDHLLPQPLADFSRVYPGIEVEVVENAFLVDLASRHNDPDQGLTHREADVALRLSNHVADHLVGRQLGMTHCRVYALRGAPDLPQAVKPLADLVRNAPWVAFERDADLRTYDPWLRQLLAKSEVRVRVDIFNAKASMLRTGIGVGVLPTFMEAKNPELVAVSDPIPELSMPLWMVTHPDLRHTTRVRAFMQFAGDALAKRLVV; the protein is encoded by the coding sequence ATGAGCCACCTCAACTGGGACGACGTGCGCCACGCCATGGCCGTGGGCGAAGCCGGCTCGCTGGCCGGCGCAGCGCGCACGCTGGGCGTCAACCACACCACCGTGTTGCGCCGGCTCGACGCGCTGGAAGCCCAGCTCGGCGCGCGCCTGTTTGACCGCCAGCGCAGCGGCTACCAGCCCACCGAAGCGGGCCAGGCGCTGCTGGAGCAGGGGCGGTACATGGCCCTGCGGGCCGACGAAATCGAGCGCCACGTGCTCGGCCGAGACCGGGCGCTGGCCGGCCCGCTGCGCCTCACCACCGCCTTTGTGGTGATGGACCACCTGCTGCCCCAGCCCCTGGCCGACTTCTCGCGCGTCTACCCGGGCATTGAAGTGGAGGTGGTGGAAAACGCGTTTCTGGTCGACCTGGCCAGCCGCCACAACGACCCCGACCAGGGCCTCACCCACCGCGAAGCCGATGTGGCGCTGCGCCTTTCAAACCATGTGGCCGATCACCTGGTGGGCCGCCAACTGGGCATGACCCATTGCCGCGTGTATGCGCTGCGCGGTGCGCCCGACCTGCCCCAAGCCGTAAAGCCATTGGCCGACCTGGTGCGCAACGCACCCTGGGTGGCCTTCGAGCGCGATGCCGACCTGCGCACTTATGACCCCTGGCTGCGCCAGCTGCTGGCGAAGTCTGAAGTGCGGGTGCGCGTGGACATCTTCAACGCCAAGGCATCGATGCTGCGCACCGGCATTGGCGTGGGCGTGCTGCCCACCTTCATGGAAGCCAAAAACCCGGAACTGGTGGCCGTGTCAGACCCCATCCCCGAACTGTCCATGCCCCTGTGGATGGTGACCCACCCCGACCTGCGCCACACCACCCGGGTACGGGCGTTTATGCAGTTTGCGGGGGACGCGTTGGCAAAGCGGTTGGTTGTTTGA